In the Azotosporobacter soli genome, TGAACTGCACCCCCAAAGTTAGACAGTATAGTATACTGAAAATAACTTTGGGGGTGATTTTATGCCAAAAGGGATACCGAATCAAAAATACACTGGGGAATTTAAACTAAATGTTGTAGAAACAATGCATCGAGAGAAATTAAGTTATCGCGAGATAGCACTGCAATTTGGTATAAGTAGTCACAAGCGTGTCTCCAACTGGGAACGAATCTATCTGGAAGAGGGACCTGAGGGACTTTTCATAGAACGTCGAGGGCGTGGAAGCAAAGGTCGTCCTATCGGGTTACCAAAAAAAACAGAAGAAGACTTACTTGCTGAAGTCCAACGGCTGCGAGCGGAGAATGCCTATTTAAAAAAGTTGAAGGCCTTGGTTCTAGAAGAGGAACGCCAAAGCAAAAGGCGCAAGTGATTTGGGAACTGAGGCATGAACATAAGATTTCTCTGCTGCTTGAAGTATCCAGTCTGCCGCGCGCTACCTATTACTATTATGCGAAAAAAAGTACGGCAGTTGATAAGTATAGCGCGGTTAAAGAACAGATTACTGCAATCTACACGGAAAACAAAGGTCGCTATGGCTATCGACG is a window encoding:
- a CDS encoding helix-turn-helix domain-containing protein, giving the protein MPKGIPNQKYTGEFKLNVVETMHREKLSYREIALQFGISSHKRVSNWERIYLEEGPEGLFIERRGRGSKGRPIGLPKKTEEDLLAEVQRLRAENAYLKKLKALVLEEERQSKRRK